The region ATGACCAATATGGCGGTCGAAGTCGCGTTGCAGGAAGCCGGCGTGAAGTTCGTCCGCGCGGCAGTGGGCGACCGCTACGTGCTCGAGCAGTTGCGCGAGCACGGCTGGCAGCTGGGTGCAGAAGGCTCCGGCCATATTCTCTCCCTTGACCGCCATTCGACCGGTGACGGTATCGTGTCGGCGCTGCTCGTGCTGGCGGCGATGAAGCGCAGCGACAAAAAGCTCGCCGAATTGCTCGACGGCGTCACGCTGTTCCCGCAGAAGCTGATCAACGTCCGGATACAGCCGGGCGCGGACTGGAAGGGTAGCGACGCGATCCGTCGCGCGATCAGTCACGCCGAGGGTGCGCTGAATGGTCGCGGCCGCGTGCTGATCCGTGCATCGGGCACTGAGCCGGTGCTGCGTGTGATGGTCGAGGCGGAACACGTCAACGACGCGGTCCACCATGCCGAAGTGATCGCCAACGCCGTGAAGCTGGCTACGGCTTAAGCGAACACTTCCATCAGGTAGCGTCGGTAAGGGACGACAACCCGCTCGTCCTTCGCCGGTGCCCGGCAAGCCCGAAAATCACACGCCACATGCCGCTCGCTATACGCAAACGTTCGCGCCCCATCTTTTTCGCCTAATCTCTATAGCTACGGCAGTAGCGTCGTAAAAGTCCAGATTCAACCGCCGAAACGCCTTTCAGCGTAGTAATCAGACTGTCACATACGTTTCACGGTTAGTCACGTTACTGTCACAAAGAGACCCTAAGCTTCGCGGTGTTCGTGTTACTTGCTCACACCGCTCACACCCTTGGAGGTCTCATGAAATTGATGCAAACCGTGTTCGCTGGCGTCGCTGGCGCGCTTTTCGCGATCGCAGCGCAAGCCGCAGACATCACCGGCGCGGGCAGCACCTTCGCAGCACCGATCTACACGAAGTGGGCCGACGCCTATCAGAAATCCGGCGGCGGTAAGGTTAACTACCAGGGTATCGGTTCGTCGGGCGGTATCAAGCAGATCGTCGCCAAGACGGTCGACTTCGCCGGTTCGGACGCTCCGATGAAGGACGAGGAGCTCGCCAAGGAAGGCCTGTTCCAGTTCCCGACGGTGGTCGGCGGCGTGGTGCCGGTCGTCAACGTGCCGGGCGTGAAGCCGGCTGAACTGACGCTGTCGGGCGAAGTGCTGGGCGACATCTATCTGGGCAAGATCAAGAAGTGGAACGATCCGGCGATCGTTGCGTTGAACCCGAAGGTCAAGCTGCCGGATACCGACATCGCTGTGGTTCGCCGCGCCGATGGTTCGGGTACCAGCTTCATCTGGACGAACTACCTGTCGAAGGTCAACGCAGACTGGAAGTCGAAGGTTGGTGAAGGTTCGACGGTCAACTGGCCGACGGGTACGGGCGGCAAGGGCAACGACGGCGTCGCAGCCTTCGTGCAACGTCTGCCGGGCGCAATCGGCTACGTGGAATGGGCGTACGCGAAGCAGAACCACATGACGTACGTGGCGCTGAAGAATTCGACGGGCACGGTAGTCGAGCCGAAGACGGAAACGTTCAAGGCAGCGGCAGCGGGCGCGGACTGGTCGAAGTCGTTCTACCAGATTCTGACGAACGAACCGGGCAAGAACGCATGGCCGATCGTCGGCGCAACGTTCGTGCTGCTGCACACGACGCAAGAAAAGGCTCCGCAAGGCGCCGAAACGCTGAAGTTCTTCGACTGGGCATTCAAGAACGGCACGCAAGCTGCAAACGATCTGGACTACATCTCGCTGCCGGATTCGGTTGTGTCGGAAATCCGTACGCAATGGAAGTCGAAGGTGAAGGACGCTTCGGGCAAGGCGCTCGCCGAGTAAGCCTGGCTTTAAGCATCACGTAACACGTTGGCCGTCCTCATGTGAGGACGGCCATCGGCATTACCGGCCGCACGACACATGTCATACGGCAACTGGAAACAGGTCCATCAGGCTCTCATGTCCGACATCCATTTAGCGTCTGGCGCGACCAGGTCGACACCTCCCGGTAGCTCGGCGCAGCAAAAAGCGCCCAGCCGCGCCGGCGACATTATTTTTGGCGGCCTCGCGCGCCTCGCTGCCATCGTTACACTGCTGCTGCTCGGCGGCATCATCGTCTCGCTGATCTTCGCGTCCATGCCGTCGATCAAGCAATTCGGTCTCAGTTTCCTGTGGACCGCCGACTGGGATCCACCCAGCAAGCAATTCGGCGCACTGGTGCCGATCTACGGCACGATCGCCACTTCGATCATTGCACTCATCATCGCGGTGCCGGTCAGCTTCGGCATCGCGCTCTTCCTCACCGAACTCTCACCCGCGTGGCTGCGCCGGCCGCTCGGTATCGCGATCGAGCTGCTCGCCGCGATTCCGTCGATCGTTTACGGCATGTGGGGCCTGCTGGTGTTCGCGCCGATCTTCGCGACGTGGTTCGAAAAGCCGCTCGGCGCGGTCCTCGGCGGCATTCCCTTCGTCGGTGCGTTGTTTCAGGGCGCGCCGATCGGTATCGGCATCCTCTGCGCGGGTGTGATTCTCGCGATCATGATCATTCCGTACATCGCCTCGGTGATGCGCGACGTGTTCGAAGTCACGCCGGTGCTGCTGAAAGAATCGGCGTATGGCATCGGTTGCACGACCTGGGAAGTGATGTGGAAGATCGTATTGCCCTTCACGAAGAGCGGTGTGATCGGCGGCGTGATGCTCGGCCTCGGCCGCGCGCTTGGTGAAACGATGGCCGTCACCTTCGTGATCGGCAACACCAATCTGCTCGACAACGTGTCGCTGTTTTCGCCGGGCAATAGCATTACCTCGGCGCTCGCCAACGAATTCGCCGAAGCGGATCCGGGCTTGCATACGTCGGCGTTGATGGAACTTGGCCTGATTCTGTTTGTGATTACGTTCGTTGTGCTGGCGATCTCGAAGGTCATGCTGCTTCGCCTCGAAAAAGGGGAGGGCGCGAAATGAGTCAGCCCACTTTGAAAATGCCGGGTTCGAACGACGCCGCCGCACTCGAAGCGATGCGCGTGCGTCTGCAAGGCCGCCGTCGCATGAAGAACGCCGTTGCGCTGACACTGTCGCTCGGGGCGATGGCGTTCGGCCTGGTGTGGCTCGTGTGGATTCTCTATACGACGCTGCGTCTGGGTATCGGCGGCTTGTCGGTGGAGTTGTTCACGCAATCGACGCCGCCGCCGAACACCGATGGCGGTGGTCTCGCCAACGCGATTATCGGCAGCCTGATGCTGGTCGGACTCGCGACTTTCGTCGGCACGCCGATCGGCATCCTCGCCGGCGTGTATCTGGCTGAGTACGGTCAGAAGGGCTGGCTCGCGAGCGTCACGCGGTTTATCAACGACATTCTGTTGTCGGCGCCGTCGATTGTCGTGGGCCTCTTTGTCTACGCTCTGGTCGTCGCGAAGATGGGTCACTTTAGCGGCTGGGCAGGCGTGTTCGCGCTTGCGCTGTTGCAGATTCCGATCGTGATCCGCACCACCGAGAACATGCTGAAGCTGGTGCCGAATGCGCTGCGTGAAGCCGCTTTCGCGATCGGCACGCCGAAGTGGAAGATGGTGCTGTCGATCACGCTGAAGGCGTCGACTGCCGGCGTCGTCACTGGCGTGCTGCTCGGCGTCGCACGGATTGCCGGCGAAACGGCGCCGCTGCTCTTCACGGCGCTGTCGAACCAGTTTTTCTCGTTCGACATGGGCCAGCCGGTCGCGAACCTGCCGGTCACGATCTACAAGTTCGCGATGAGCCCGTTTGCGCAATGGCAATCGCTCGCGTGGGCCGGCGTTTTCCTGATCACGCTCGCGGTGCTGGGACTGAACATCCTCGCGCGCACGATCTTTTCGAATAAGTAAGGGCGGAGTGTAATCCGATGAATATGGCAGAAACTCAACTCAATCCGATGGGGCGCCCCACCGCGCCCGCCGGTTTCGATCCCGCCCAAAGCGGCCAGGCGCAAACGCCGTCGCGTCCGAAGATCGAGGTCAACGACCTCAATTTCTTCTACGGCAAGTATCACGCGCTGAAAAACATCAATCTGCACATTCCCGAAGGCAAGGTGACCGCGTTCATCGGCCCGTCGGGCTGCGGCAAGTCCACGCTGCTGCGCACCTTCAACAAGATGTACGCGCTCTATCCGGAGCAACGCGCCGAAGGCGAGATCCTGATGGACGGCGAAAACCTGCTGACCTCCAAGCGCGATATTTCGCTGCTGCGCGCGCGGATCGGCATGGTGTTCCAGAAACCGACCCCGTTCCCGATGTCGATTTACGACAACATCGCGTTCGGCGTGAAGATGTTCGAAACGCTGCCGCGCTCGGAAATGGACGACCGCGTTGAATGGGCGTTGACCAAGGCCGCGCTGTGGAACGAAGTGAAGGACAAGCTGGGCCAGAGCGGCTACGGATTGTCGGGCGGCCAGCAGCAGCGCCTGTGTATCGCACGCGGCATCGCGATCCGTCCTGAAGTGCTGTTGCTCGACGAACCGTGCTCCGCACTCGACCCGATCTCGACGGGTCGAATCGAAGAACTGATCGCCGAATTGAAGAGCGATTACACGGTGGTGATCGTGACCCATAACATGCAGCAGGCGGCGCGCTGTTCGGACTACACTGCCTATATGTACCTCGGCGAATTGATCGAATTCGGCGACACCGAAAAGATTTTCATCAAGCCGGTCCGCAAGGAAACCGAGGATTACATCACCGGCCGCTTCGGCTAAGCCGACGAGCAAAAATACCGGAGTACGACATGTCCGATAAACACCTGTCCAGCCAGTTCGATGCCGACCTGAATCTCGTTTCGTCGAAGGTCCTCGAAATGGGCGGTCTCGTCGAATCGCAGATCGTCAACGCGATGATCGCGCTCAACAACTTCGACCTCGATGTCGCCGAACAGGTGATCGCAGCCGAAGAACGCCTGAACACGATGGAAGTCGAAATCGACGAAGAGTGCAGCAACATCATCGCGCGCCGCCAGCCGGCCGCGCGTGACCTGCGCCTCCTGATCGCGATTTCGAAGACCATCACGAATCTCGAGCGCGCCGGCGATGAAGCCGAAAAGATCGCCAAGCGCACCAAGCGTTTGATGGAAGACGGCGCGTCGCGCACCATCAATATCGCCGAGATCAAGTTGTCGGGCGAAATGGCCGTGTCGATTCTGCGTCGCGCACTCGACGCGTTCGCCCGTCTCGATACGGTGGCCGCCGCGCAGATCGTACGCGACGACAAGGCGATCGACGAGGAATTCCGCGCGTTCGTGCGCAAGCTGATTTCGTACATGACTGAAGATCCGCGCTCGATTTCGGTGGGCCTCGACTTCCTGTTCATCGCCAAGGCGATCGAGCGGATCGGCGACCACGCGAAGAACATCGCTGAATTCATCATCTACATCGTCAAGGGCACGGACGTGCGCCACAAGTCGCGCGACGCGCTCGAGCGCGAAGCCCTCAGTTAACTCAGCATAAAGGTCAAAGAGGTGCCGATGCCCAGCAGCATTCTCGTCATTGAAGATGAGCCCGCCATTTCCGAACTGATTTCGGTCAATCTTCAACACGCCGGACACTGCCCGATTCGCGCGTACAACGCGGAGCAGGCGCAGAACCTGATCAGCGATGTGTTGCCCGACCTCGTCCTGCTCGACTGGATGTTGCCGGGTAAGTCTGGCATCGCGTTCGCACGCGATCTGCGTAACAACGAACGCACCAAGCACATTCCGATCATCATGCTGACCGCGCGTGGCGACGAGCAGGACAAGGTGCTTGGCCTCGAAATCGGCGCCGACGACTACGTCACCAAGCCGTTCTCGCCGAAGGAGCTGATGGCGCGCATCAAGGCGGTGTTGCGCCGCCGCGCGCCGCAGTTGACCGAAGACGTCGTTGCGATCAACGGTCTGAAACTCGATCCGGCGACGCACCGGGTGGCCGCGCATGCCGAAGGCAGCGAGATCAAGCTCGATCTCGGCCCGACCGAGTTCCGTCTGCTGCACTTTTTCATGACCCATCCGGAGCGTGTGCACAGCCGTACGCAACTGCTCGATCAGGTGTGGGGCGATCATGTGTTCGTCGAAGAACGCACGGTGGACGTGCACATCAAGCGTCTGCGCGCGGCGCTCAAGCCGGCCGGGTGCGATGCTATGATTGAGACGGTGCGCGGCAGCGGTTACCGGCTCGCGAAGAGCGCTTAACTTCTTCGGTGGCGCCGAAAGCGTTGAAGGCGCAGGTAATGGCGCTTACACCACCTAAGTCACGCACGTGACGAATAGGCGTCGCGGTCCCGGATCACGGCGCGTACGGTTTTCTCTTCGATCGCTAGAACATGAACATCATCTGGGCGCGCTCCCTCGTGTCGGTCGTGCTGCTGGCTGTTCTGTGCGCGGTGGTCGGCGCACTGGTGAACGTCAAGGCAGGACTGGCCCTCGCGATCGTTTTGCTGCTCGCGCAGAGCATCTTCAGCACCTTTCACAAGCAGCGCTTATGGCGCCTGCTCGACGCGCCGGTCTATGGCGAAGTGCCGAGCGCTCCCGGCATCTGGGGCGAAATCTATTACCGTCTGCATAAGCTCGCGAAGCGCTGGCATGCACAGGTGCGGCAGGTCGAGCAGCAGCACTCGCGTTTCATCCAGGCGATCCAGGCGTCGCCGAACGGTGTCGCGATGCTCGACGATCACGACCAGATCGAGTGGTGCAACGCGATCTCCGAAGTCCATTTCGGACTCGACGCGAAACGCGATCTGCGCCAGCACATCACCCATCTGGTGCGCCAGCCCGACTTCGTCCGCTATCTGAATTCGCACCGGTACGAAGAAATGCTGATCATGCGCGGGATGGGCGACAAGCGCCAGAACGTCCTGTCGGTGCAGGTGTTTCCGTACGGCGAGAATCGCAAGCTGGTGCTCTCGCAAGACATCACGGAACTGGAGCGTACGGACGCGATGCGCCGTGACTTCGTCGCCAACGTCTCGCATGAACTGAAGACGCCGCTCACCGTGCTATCGGGCTTTCTGGAGACGATGCGCGAGTTGCCGTTGAGCGAAGCCGAACGCTCGCGCTACCTCGAACTGATGGAGCAGCAGGCGTCGCGCATGCGTCACATCGTCAACGATCTGCTGGTGCTGGCCAAACTGGAAGGCGACAACAAGCCGCCAAGCGATCAGATGATCGATATGCGCGCGGTGTTGCGGCATCTGCAGGAGGACGCGGAGAGTCTGTCGAGCGACCATCACAAGATTGTGTTCGACACCGACGAAGGGCTCACGGTCACCGGCGTCGAAACAGAAATTCTCAGCGCGTTGGGCAACCTCGTGATCAACGCAATCCGCTACACACCGGATGGCGGCGCGATTCAGGTGAGCTGGCAAGCGAGCGGCGGCAGTGCGGTGTTTTCGGTCACCGATAGCGGCCTGGGGATTCCGGCTGCGGACATTCCACGGCTGACTGAGCGCTTCTATCGCGTCGACCGTAGCCGTTCGCGCGATACCGGCGGTACGGGTCTCGGGCTCGCGATCGTCAAGCATGTGCTGCAACGGCACGATGCACTGCTCGAGGTGAAGAGTGAAGAGGGGCGTGGCAGCACGTTCGCCGTGCGCTTCCCGGTGTATCGCACGGCACGCAGGCACCCGGCGCCGGTTTGACGACGTTGACCGGCAAAAAAAAGCCCGCCTGGAAACAAGGCGGGCTTTTTTACGGGCCTGGTTCGCTTGCTGATTCGCTCACGAACAGAATTTGGTCAGCAAACTCATTTGCGCATTGCGCGACGACTTGCCGGGCCGCCGCCGGCGATAATGGCCGTCGCTTTGCATCAGCCACGCGGACTGGTTGTCGCCGAGAAACGCCGACAAGCCTTCAGCAATCACGCGCCGTTTCAAACGACGGTTGTTGACCGGGAACGCCACTTCGACGCGACGGTAGAAGTTGCGGTCCATCCAGTCGGCGCTGGACAGATACACCTGTTCCTTGCCGCCGTCGTAGAAGTAGAAGATGCGATGATGTTCCAGAAAGCGCCCGACAATCGAGCGTACCGTAATGTTCTCCGACAGGCCAGGCACGCCGGGCTGCAACGAACACACGCCGCGCACGATCAGATCGATCTTCACGCCCGCCTTCGACGCTTCGTACAACTCGCCGATCACGGTCGGCTCGAGCAGCGCATTCATCTTCGCGACGATGCGCGCTTTCTTGCCGGCGCGCGCATGCTCGGCTTCCGCGCGGATCGCTTCGACCAGTTTCGGGTGCAGCGTGAACGGCGATTGCCACAACTCGTGCAGCCGCAATTCGCCGCCAATGCCAGTCAGTTGCTGGAATACGTGATGGACGTCTTCGCAGATTTTCTGATCGGCGGTCAGCACGGCGAAGTCGGTGTAAAGCCGTGCGGTGCGCGGGTGATAGTTGCCGGTGCCGAGGTGAACATAACGCTTGAGCGACGTCTTGCCGCCCACCGATACGCGCCGCACGATCAGCATCATCTTCGCGTGGCACTTATGGCCCACCACGCCGTAGACGACGTGCGCACCCACCGCTTCGAGTTGCGACGCCCAGTTGATGTTGGTTTCTTCGTCGAAGCGCGCGAGCAGTTCGACCACCACCGTGACTTCCTTGCCGTTGCGGGCGGCTTGCATCAGCGCGTCCATGAGCGGCGAATCGGTGCCGGTACGATAGATCGTCTGCTTGATTGCCACCACGTTCGGATCTTTGGCCGCCTGCAACAGCAGTTCGAGCACAGGCTGAAAGCTCTCGTACGGATGATGCAGCAGCACGTCTTCCTGATCGATCACGTCGAACAGACTGGCGCTGTTGGCGATCCGCGGCGGTATGGCGGGGATGTGCGGCACGAACTTCAGGTCGGGCCGGTCCACCATCTCCGGCAATTGCATCAGCCGTACCAGATTGACGGGGCCGTTGGCGTAGTAACAATCCTTGTCCGACAGACTGCTTTCGTCGAGCAGACGCCGCACGACGTGCGTGGGCGTTTCCGCCGACACTTCCAGCCGCACCGCATTGCCCAGGTGCCGCGCCGGCAATTCGCCCTGCAACGCGACACGCAGATTGGTGATTTCGTCTTCGTCGACGAATAGTTCGCTATTGCGTGTGATGCGAAACTGATTGCAGCTACGCACCACCAGATTCGGAAACAGTTCGCCCACAAAGCGTTGCAATAGCGAGCTGAGCAGCACGAAGCCATGCGGATAGCCCGACAGCTCCTGCGGCAT is a window of Paraburkholderia sp. IMGN_8 DNA encoding:
- the ppk1 gene encoding polyphosphate kinase 1, producing MSIRYPLLNRELGILGFNERVLAQAADPAVPLLERLRFICITSSNLDEFFEVRMAGLQEQMRDNPGGLSPDGMSLQHVYDLVVERAQRLVHRQYTMLHDTVFTALEAEGIYFHGTEAWNEAQTEWARNYFFDELLPVLTPIGLDPAHPFPRVLNKSLNFVVELEGKDAFGRQAMMGIVQAPRALPRLVRMPQELSGYPHGFVLLSSLLQRFVGELFPNLVVRSCNQFRITRNSELFVDEDEITNLRVALQGELPARHLGNAVRLEVSAETPTHVVRRLLDESSLSDKDCYYANGPVNLVRLMQLPEMVDRPDLKFVPHIPAIPPRIANSASLFDVIDQEDVLLHHPYESFQPVLELLLQAAKDPNVVAIKQTIYRTGTDSPLMDALMQAARNGKEVTVVVELLARFDEETNINWASQLEAVGAHVVYGVVGHKCHAKMMLIVRRVSVGGKTSLKRYVHLGTGNYHPRTARLYTDFAVLTADQKICEDVHHVFQQLTGIGGELRLHELWQSPFTLHPKLVEAIRAEAEHARAGKKARIVAKMNALLEPTVIGELYEASKAGVKIDLIVRGVCSLQPGVPGLSENITVRSIVGRFLEHHRIFYFYDGGKEQVYLSSADWMDRNFYRRVEVAFPVNNRRLKRRVIAEGLSAFLGDNQSAWLMQSDGHYRRRRPGKSSRNAQMSLLTKFCS
- the phoB gene encoding phosphate regulon transcriptional regulator PhoB, translating into MPSSILVIEDEPAISELISVNLQHAGHCPIRAYNAEQAQNLISDVLPDLVLLDWMLPGKSGIAFARDLRNNERTKHIPIIMLTARGDEQDKVLGLEIGADDYVTKPFSPKELMARIKAVLRRRAPQLTEDVVAINGLKLDPATHRVAAHAEGSEIKLDLGPTEFRLLHFFMTHPERVHSRTQLLDQVWGDHVFVEERTVDVHIKRLRAALKPAGCDAMIETVRGSGYRLAKSA
- the pstS gene encoding phosphate ABC transporter substrate-binding protein PstS, translated to MKLMQTVFAGVAGALFAIAAQAADITGAGSTFAAPIYTKWADAYQKSGGGKVNYQGIGSSGGIKQIVAKTVDFAGSDAPMKDEELAKEGLFQFPTVVGGVVPVVNVPGVKPAELTLSGEVLGDIYLGKIKKWNDPAIVALNPKVKLPDTDIAVVRRADGSGTSFIWTNYLSKVNADWKSKVGEGSTVNWPTGTGGKGNDGVAAFVQRLPGAIGYVEWAYAKQNHMTYVALKNSTGTVVEPKTETFKAAAAGADWSKSFYQILTNEPGKNAWPIVGATFVLLHTTQEKAPQGAETLKFFDWAFKNGTQAANDLDYISLPDSVVSEIRTQWKSKVKDASGKALAE
- the phoR gene encoding phosphate regulon sensor histidine kinase PhoR — protein: MNIIWARSLVSVVLLAVLCAVVGALVNVKAGLALAIVLLLAQSIFSTFHKQRLWRLLDAPVYGEVPSAPGIWGEIYYRLHKLAKRWHAQVRQVEQQHSRFIQAIQASPNGVAMLDDHDQIEWCNAISEVHFGLDAKRDLRQHITHLVRQPDFVRYLNSHRYEEMLIMRGMGDKRQNVLSVQVFPYGENRKLVLSQDITELERTDAMRRDFVANVSHELKTPLTVLSGFLETMRELPLSEAERSRYLELMEQQASRMRHIVNDLLVLAKLEGDNKPPSDQMIDMRAVLRHLQEDAESLSSDHHKIVFDTDEGLTVTGVETEILSALGNLVINAIRYTPDGGAIQVSWQASGGSAVFSVTDSGLGIPAADIPRLTERFYRVDRSRSRDTGGTGLGLAIVKHVLQRHDALLEVKSEEGRGSTFAVRFPVYRTARRHPAPV
- the phoU gene encoding phosphate signaling complex protein PhoU, producing MSDKHLSSQFDADLNLVSSKVLEMGGLVESQIVNAMIALNNFDLDVAEQVIAAEERLNTMEVEIDEECSNIIARRQPAARDLRLLIAISKTITNLERAGDEAEKIAKRTKRLMEDGASRTINIAEIKLSGEMAVSILRRALDAFARLDTVAAAQIVRDDKAIDEEFRAFVRKLISYMTEDPRSISVGLDFLFIAKAIERIGDHAKNIAEFIIYIVKGTDVRHKSRDALEREALS
- the pstA gene encoding phosphate ABC transporter permease PstA, encoding MSQPTLKMPGSNDAAALEAMRVRLQGRRRMKNAVALTLSLGAMAFGLVWLVWILYTTLRLGIGGLSVELFTQSTPPPNTDGGGLANAIIGSLMLVGLATFVGTPIGILAGVYLAEYGQKGWLASVTRFINDILLSAPSIVVGLFVYALVVAKMGHFSGWAGVFALALLQIPIVIRTTENMLKLVPNALREAAFAIGTPKWKMVLSITLKASTAGVVTGVLLGVARIAGETAPLLFTALSNQFFSFDMGQPVANLPVTIYKFAMSPFAQWQSLAWAGVFLITLAVLGLNILARTIFSNK
- the pstB gene encoding phosphate ABC transporter ATP-binding protein PstB produces the protein MNMAETQLNPMGRPTAPAGFDPAQSGQAQTPSRPKIEVNDLNFFYGKYHALKNINLHIPEGKVTAFIGPSGCGKSTLLRTFNKMYALYPEQRAEGEILMDGENLLTSKRDISLLRARIGMVFQKPTPFPMSIYDNIAFGVKMFETLPRSEMDDRVEWALTKAALWNEVKDKLGQSGYGLSGGQQQRLCIARGIAIRPEVLLLDEPCSALDPISTGRIEELIAELKSDYTVVIVTHNMQQAARCSDYTAYMYLGELIEFGDTEKIFIKPVRKETEDYITGRFG
- the pstC gene encoding phosphate ABC transporter permease PstC, yielding MSDIHLASGATRSTPPGSSAQQKAPSRAGDIIFGGLARLAAIVTLLLLGGIIVSLIFASMPSIKQFGLSFLWTADWDPPSKQFGALVPIYGTIATSIIALIIAVPVSFGIALFLTELSPAWLRRPLGIAIELLAAIPSIVYGMWGLLVFAPIFATWFEKPLGAVLGGIPFVGALFQGAPIGIGILCAGVILAIMIIPYIASVMRDVFEVTPVLLKESAYGIGCTTWEVMWKIVLPFTKSGVIGGVMLGLGRALGETMAVTFVIGNTNLLDNVSLFSPGNSITSALANEFAEADPGLHTSALMELGLILFVITFVVLAISKVMLLRLEKGEGAK